Proteins encoded together in one Peribacillus asahii window:
- a CDS encoding HAD family hydrolase — protein sequence MNVRAIFIDMDGTLLKASNYISRRNMEAIYRLINQGVKVFLATGRHYEVTAPYHKEIGLRTPMICLNGAAIHAAETGRVMQMRTVRLNEERFHHLTAESPYNVIIHTANGLYCKETNEEIDYWTKVGQIPPRYIGDLRQANYQDVLKYSVRTGTSSPELTALFKKEAEVIDWNDGFEIVAPNVSKWSAIQSLLTEFGISPNEVVAIGDGPNDIEMLRHVGIGVAMGNASEKVKASADIVTGHHENDGLAEFIERYLLKTYKSYAI from the coding sequence ATGAATGTGCGTGCAATATTTATTGATATGGATGGTACACTACTAAAAGCCTCAAACTACATTTCTCGCCGAAATATGGAAGCCATTTATAGGCTCATTAATCAGGGAGTCAAGGTTTTTCTAGCCACTGGTCGACACTATGAAGTAACCGCTCCCTACCATAAAGAAATTGGATTACGGACTCCGATGATCTGTCTGAATGGTGCCGCTATTCACGCTGCAGAGACAGGAAGAGTTATGCAAATGCGAACCGTCCGATTGAACGAAGAACGATTTCACCATCTGACCGCTGAAAGTCCTTATAATGTTATTATCCATACAGCAAATGGGCTTTATTGTAAGGAAACAAATGAAGAAATCGATTATTGGACAAAAGTTGGGCAAATTCCGCCACGGTATATTGGAGATTTAAGACAGGCAAATTATCAAGATGTTCTTAAATATAGTGTTCGAACAGGTACATCAAGTCCTGAATTAACCGCTTTGTTTAAAAAGGAAGCAGAAGTCATCGATTGGAATGACGGGTTTGAGATAGTTGCTCCTAATGTTTCCAAATGGTCTGCTATACAAAGCTTACTTACCGAATTTGGAATTAGTCCAAATGAAGTCGTAGCCATTGGAGACGGACCTAATGATATAGAAATGCTTCGTCATGTCGGTATTGGTGTGGCAATGGGAAACGCTAGCGAAAAGGTTAAAGCATCCGCTGATATTGTTACAGGACACCACGAAAATGATGGATTAGCTGAGTTTATAGAACGTTATCTTCTTAAAACATATAAATCATATGCGATTTAG
- a CDS encoding ArsR/SmtB family transcription factor, giving the protein MNEEIHGFLKALASEKRQEIMFLFIDRSEVMVNQASELVGISQSMASEQLAILKRGGLLSSRKEGKEVYYSTDRNKIMELLQNLNQLLTDCCK; this is encoded by the coding sequence ATTAATGAAGAGATCCATGGATTCCTTAAAGCACTAGCTAGTGAAAAGAGACAGGAGATTATGTTTTTATTTATAGATAGAAGCGAAGTAATGGTCAATCAAGCTTCTGAATTAGTGGGAATTAGTCAATCCATGGCTTCCGAGCAATTAGCCATATTAAAAAGAGGTGGACTTCTGTCATCACGTAAGGAAGGGAAAGAGGTTTATTACTCTACCGACAGAAATAAGATTATGGAACTATTACAAAACTTAAATCAATTACTGACTGATTGTTGTAAATGA
- a CDS encoding S8 family peptidase yields MKRKILALVSILLLFITFVHPKIGNAQSMKSYLVGFNNIVNESLISKHGGNVKEKYKSIPVVSAYLTDQAVQSLANDPNVSYIEEDAQVHSLGQEVPWGVPHIHADDVNQLGGTGSGVNIAVMDSGIDYTHQDLNVVGGATFVNGTLSYIDEYGHGTFVAGIVSALNNDLGVVGVASEANLYSIRVLDKYGNGNFSDVISGIEWAISNNIDIINMSFGSNIGSKSLKKAIDKAYNEGILMVAAVGNDGYSKKGNVNYPAKYKYVMGIGAIDQNNIIADFSSNGKEVDLVAPGVLVNSTYINGYAILNGTSMAAPYVTGVASLLMQLNPELSNIAIEEILNQSAEPLGDTDLYGNGLINALNAYQYSQNNVNKFK; encoded by the coding sequence TTGAAAAGAAAAATATTAGCCTTAGTAAGTATACTTCTATTATTTATTACATTTGTTCATCCGAAAATTGGTAATGCTCAAAGTATGAAATCATATCTTGTTGGTTTTAATAATATTGTTAATGAATCTCTTATTTCAAAACATGGTGGTAATGTAAAAGAAAAGTATAAATCTATACCAGTTGTATCTGCATATTTAACTGATCAAGCGGTTCAGTCTTTGGCAAATGACCCTAACGTTTCTTACATAGAGGAAGATGCACAAGTCCATAGTTTGGGTCAAGAGGTACCTTGGGGTGTACCACATATTCATGCGGATGATGTAAACCAACTTGGTGGAACTGGTTCGGGAGTTAATATAGCAGTTATGGATAGTGGTATTGATTATACTCATCAAGATCTTAATGTAGTCGGTGGAGCAACTTTTGTTAATGGAACGCTTAGTTATATAGATGAATATGGTCATGGAACGTTTGTTGCAGGTATTGTTTCAGCATTAAACAATGACCTTGGAGTTGTGGGCGTTGCTTCAGAAGCAAATTTGTATTCTATTAGGGTTCTGGATAAATACGGAAATGGAAATTTTAGTGATGTAATTTCTGGTATTGAGTGGGCTATTTCTAATAATATTGATATCATCAACATGAGCTTTGGAAGTAATATCGGCTCGAAGTCTTTAAAAAAGGCAATAGATAAAGCTTATAATGAAGGTATCCTTATGGTTGCTGCTGTGGGGAATGATGGATATAGTAAAAAAGGAAATGTTAATTATCCAGCTAAATATAAGTATGTTATGGGTATAGGTGCCATTGACCAAAATAATATAATTGCTGATTTTTCTAGTAACGGAAAAGAAGTAGATTTAGTTGCTCCTGGTGTCCTAGTCAACAGTACGTATATTAATGGGTATGCTATTCTTAATGGAACTTCTATGGCTGCACCATATGTTACGGGTGTTGCTAGTTTATTAATGCAATTAAACCCTGAACTTTCAAATATAGCAATTGAAGAAATTTTAAATCAGTCCGCTGAACCACTTGGTGACACAGATTTATACGGAAATGGACTAATCAATGCTTTAAATGCTTACCAATATTCACAAAATAATGTTAATAAGTTCAAATAA
- a CDS encoding TnsA endonuclease N-terminal domain-containing protein, whose protein sequence is MYKPIVMNSINKYGNNRWKAFSEKIKRDVYLSSSLEYDYWVLIETNYLVENFCEQPLKVDGIYNGKQHSSIFDMWIQYKDESEKFVEIKYSSDLLPSSPRFEKVQKQINIQREWCDVNGVEHRVLTELDIRSNVILLENQKVILPHLKDSHLIPSNDILSVINSIYNGAYTFQEIFISNPNIMKNIILKIIYILIYKKILFSNIDIVRLGNETEVKLNEKQNPFG, encoded by the coding sequence ATGTATAAACCTATTGTAATGAACTCAATTAATAAATATGGTAACAATCGATGGAAAGCTTTCAGTGAAAAAATAAAAAGAGATGTATATCTAAGTAGTTCACTTGAGTATGATTATTGGGTTTTAATTGAAACAAATTATCTAGTGGAGAATTTTTGTGAACAGCCTTTAAAAGTTGATGGTATTTATAACGGTAAGCAACATTCTTCTATATTTGATATGTGGATACAATATAAAGATGAATCAGAAAAATTTGTAGAAATAAAATACTCTAGTGATTTACTACCATCAAGCCCCAGATTTGAGAAAGTTCAAAAACAAATTAATATACAACGAGAATGGTGTGATGTAAACGGAGTTGAACACCGCGTATTAACAGAATTAGATATCCGTTCAAATGTGATTTTACTTGAAAATCAAAAAGTAATACTACCACATCTTAAAGATAGTCATCTTATTCCTTCAAATGATATTCTGAGCGTTATAAACTCTATTTATAATGGAGCATATACATTTCAAGAAATATTTATTTCAAATCCAAATATAATGAAAAATATAATATTAAAAATCATTTATATTCTTATTTACAAAAAAATACTGTTTTCAAATATTGATATTGTAAGGTTAGGTAATGAAACAGAGGTGAAATTAAATGAAAAACAGAACCCTTTTGGATAA
- a CDS encoding ATP-binding protein: MDVEQILSIERPILVAQTHPVETYEYIIDTLTIVNLYNTIEKWIMNKLPGAIIYGDPRLGKTYAVKYLKRLFTLDDQIKLPIFSFNCRAMQRPNENAFFSYLLKDLEHELHEKGNAIQKRNRVFQYLLSSGLNSRRKQVLLFIDDAQRLNTIEYEWLMDIFNDLDKYDIKLTSILIGQSDLKLKRNSMTETKQRQIIGRFMVHQYQFTGIISKDYLAYLLMGYDEATEYPVNSKWSYTRYYFPLGFSKGKRLVRSVDDIWTVFEEVHQKMRKNVQIEIPMYYMTNIINDVFRTYGSDGENLEWITIRHWREIIINSSYQDFIESI, encoded by the coding sequence ATGGATGTTGAACAAATACTAAGCATTGAAAGACCTATTTTAGTAGCACAGACCCATCCAGTTGAAACCTATGAATATATCATTGATACACTCACAATTGTAAATTTATATAATACTATTGAAAAATGGATTATGAATAAATTGCCCGGTGCAATTATTTATGGGGATCCGCGTTTAGGTAAAACATATGCAGTTAAATACTTAAAAAGACTTTTTACTTTAGATGATCAAATCAAATTGCCCATATTCTCTTTTAATTGTCGGGCTATGCAAAGACCAAATGAAAATGCTTTTTTTAGTTACTTACTAAAAGACTTAGAACATGAATTACATGAAAAAGGAAATGCGATTCAAAAAAGAAATAGAGTTTTTCAATATCTATTAAGTTCAGGATTGAATTCGAGAAGAAAACAAGTTCTATTATTTATTGATGATGCACAACGTCTTAATACAATTGAATATGAATGGTTAATGGATATATTTAATGACTTAGATAAATATGATATTAAACTGACATCAATTTTAATAGGTCAATCCGATTTGAAGCTTAAAAGAAATTCAATGACCGAAACAAAGCAACGTCAAATAATTGGCCGTTTTATGGTACATCAATATCAATTTACAGGGATAATAAGTAAAGATTACTTGGCTTACTTGCTAATGGGTTATGATGAAGCTACTGAATATCCTGTTAATAGTAAATGGAGTTATACACGATACTATTTTCCTTTGGGTTTTTCAAAAGGAAAACGGTTAGTTCGATCAGTTGATGATATTTGGACAGTATTTGAAGAGGTACATCAAAAAATGCGGAAGAACGTTCAAATAGAAATTCCTATGTACTATATGACGAATATCATTAACGACGTTTTTCGTACATATGGTTCTGATGGTGAAAACTTAGAATGGATTACCATTCGACATTGGAGAGAAATCATAATTAATTCAAGTTATCAGGATTTCATAGAATCTATTTAA